A portion of the Chryseobacterium tructae genome contains these proteins:
- a CDS encoding biliverdin-producing heme oxygenase produces MVSEYLKQNTADYHDAAEKLFNSEKIFNKTFTLEDYKKIIHTNYLMLLHSEDKIFNSLSDKYADTLQLADRKKLPLIEKDLASLSLENQPASHSLEFENEHEALGAMYVIEGSTLGGNVIAKQLSKTEGFDAVTFNFFGCYQENTGSMWKNFKEVLDTEVTEEKYDEVLSGAKKLYTFLLNVN; encoded by the coding sequence ATGGTATCAGAATATCTTAAACAAAATACAGCAGACTATCACGATGCAGCCGAGAAACTTTTTAATTCTGAAAAGATTTTTAATAAAACCTTCACTTTAGAAGATTATAAAAAGATCATCCATACCAATTATCTGATGCTTCTTCACAGTGAAGATAAAATATTCAACAGCCTTTCCGACAAGTATGCTGATACACTTCAGCTTGCAGATAGAAAGAAACTTCCTCTTATTGAAAAGGATCTTGCAAGCCTTTCTCTTGAAAATCAGCCAGCCTCTCACTCCCTGGAATTTGAAAATGAACATGAAGCTTTAGGCGCAATGTACGTGATAGAAGGTTCTACATTGGGTGGAAACGTGATCGCTAAACAGCTTTCTAAAACCGAAGGTTTTGATGCGGTGACTTTTAACTTCTTTGGATGTTATCAGGAGAATACGGGATCAATGTGGAAGAACTTTAAGGAGGTTCTGGATACTGAAGTGACAGAGGAAAAGTATGATGAAGTGCTTTCTGGAGCTAAAAAACTATATACATTTTTACTGAACGTCAACTAA
- a CDS encoding malate dehydrogenase, with product MKVTVVGAGAVGASCAEYIAMKNFCSEVVLVDIKEGFAEGKAMDLMQTASLNGFDTKITGTTGDYSKTAGSHVAVITSGIPRKPGMTREELIGINAGIVKEVTENLVKHSPEVIIIVVSNPMDTMAYLVHKTSGLPKHKIIGMGGALDSARFKYRLAEALEAPISDVDGMVIAAHSDTGMLPLLSKATRNGVPVTEFLSEDQQKYVIEETKVGGATLTKLLGTSAWYAPGAAVSVMVQAIACDQKKMIPCSLMLEGEYGQNDICLGVPAIIGKNGVEKIVNVTLTADEQLKFAEAANAVREVNGDLKF from the coding sequence ATGAAAGTAACTGTAGTAGGTGCAGGCGCTGTAGGAGCAAGCTGTGCAGAATACATCGCAATGAAGAACTTCTGTTCAGAAGTAGTTTTGGTAGATATTAAAGAAGGTTTTGCTGAAGGTAAGGCAATGGATTTGATGCAAACTGCGTCGCTTAACGGATTCGATACAAAAATTACCGGAACAACAGGAGATTACAGTAAAACTGCAGGTTCTCATGTAGCAGTAATCACTTCAGGGATTCCAAGAAAACCTGGAATGACAAGAGAAGAGTTGATCGGTATCAACGCTGGTATCGTGAAAGAAGTTACTGAAAACTTAGTAAAACACTCTCCTGAAGTAATCATTATTGTGGTTTCTAACCCAATGGATACAATGGCTTATTTAGTACACAAAACTTCAGGTCTTCCTAAGCACAAAATCATCGGAATGGGTGGTGCATTAGACTCTGCAAGATTCAAATACAGATTGGCTGAAGCATTAGAAGCTCCAATTTCTGATGTAGACGGTATGGTAATCGCTGCTCACAGTGATACAGGTATGCTTCCATTATTGAGCAAAGCAACAAGAAATGGGGTTCCTGTAACTGAATTCTTAAGCGAAGATCAACAAAAATATGTCATCGAAGAAACTAAAGTTGGTGGAGCTACGCTTACAAAATTATTGGGAACTTCTGCTTGGTATGCGCCAGGTGCAGCTGTTTCTGTAATGGTTCAGGCAATTGCTTGTGATCAAAAGAAAATGATCCCTTGTTCTTTAATGCTTGAAGGTGAGTACGGACAAAACGATATCTGCCTAGGAGTTCCTGCAATTATCGGGAAAAACGGTGTAGAAAAAATCGTAAACGTAACCCTTACTGCTGATGAGCAATTGAAATTCGCTGAAGCTGCTAATGCAGTAAGAGAAGTGAATGGAGATCTTAAATTCTAA
- a CDS encoding GNAT family N-acetyltransferase, protein MQLNTERLVLRDITIEDKQAIFDYRSDAEANKFQSWSYSIATSCFYLSSYQ, encoded by the coding sequence ATGCAGCTCAATACAGAAAGATTAGTTTTACGCGATATAACTATTGAAGATAAACAGGCTATTTTTGATTATCGTTCAGATGCTGAAGCCAATAAGTTTCAAAGCTGGAGTTATTCTATAGCGACTTCCTGCTTTTATCTTTCGAGTTATCAATAA
- a CDS encoding putative glycolipid-binding domain-containing protein codes for MKTLIWQGIAFQSLEYFKLTENDKNFIVESKIIGSYEARMYAVDYHLTIDHNWNIQEFIIDSEVNTVKNKLKGKKIQDEWVINNKINSDFKAFPFIDISLTPFTNTLPINSLKLNENDTQEIKVIYIDVLNNLVKPVTQQYTRIAPHTYHYDNLQTDFKSDILVDDSGLVVNYPGLFDKIAELS; via the coding sequence ATGAAAACATTGATCTGGCAAGGAATTGCTTTTCAATCTCTGGAATATTTCAAACTTACAGAAAATGATAAGAACTTTATCGTAGAATCAAAAATTATTGGCTCTTATGAAGCCAGAATGTATGCTGTAGATTATCATTTAACCATTGATCACAATTGGAACATCCAGGAATTTATCATCGATTCAGAAGTCAACACAGTTAAAAATAAATTAAAAGGTAAAAAAATCCAGGATGAATGGGTGATCAACAATAAAATTAATTCTGATTTTAAAGCATTCCCTTTTATTGATATTTCTTTGACTCCTTTCACCAATACGTTACCAATCAACAGCCTTAAGCTGAATGAAAATGACACTCAAGAAATCAAAGTCATTTATATTGATGTTTTGAATAATCTGGTAAAACCGGTTACTCAACAATATACGAGAATAGCACCTCATACTTATCATTATGACAATCTTCAGACTGATTTTAAATCTGATATTTTAGTTGATGACAGTGGTTTAGTAGTCAATTATCCCGGATTATTTGATAAAATTGCTGAACTTTCTTAA
- a CDS encoding Crp/Fnr family transcriptional regulator — protein sequence MENLLKYIRSLTPFSEESWTLLQPALSEKVYKKNGLLLQEGEVCKSLFYINKGFCKSYYEINAVVKNTEFFFENEIATNISSFGSGKPSEFNMVACEELHVIVFDKEKLFKIAEQYIEIESLGRHCIRQIAYKQEEFSNLFKLYSAQERLEYLENKYPEMLQRIPLTQLASFLGVARETLSRIRKRRISQ from the coding sequence ATGGAAAACCTTCTGAAATACATTCGTTCTCTTACTCCATTTTCTGAGGAAAGTTGGACTTTACTGCAACCTGCTCTTTCAGAAAAAGTATATAAAAAAAATGGACTGCTGCTTCAGGAAGGCGAAGTTTGTAAATCGTTATTTTATATTAATAAAGGCTTTTGCAAAAGTTATTACGAAATAAATGCTGTTGTAAAAAACACCGAATTTTTCTTTGAAAATGAAATTGCAACCAATATCAGCAGCTTCGGAAGCGGAAAACCTTCCGAATTCAATATGGTTGCCTGTGAAGAGCTACACGTTATTGTTTTTGATAAGGAAAAATTGTTTAAAATTGCAGAGCAGTACATTGAAATAGAATCACTAGGACGTCACTGTATCCGACAGATTGCTTATAAACAGGAAGAATTTTCGAATCTGTTTAAACTATATTCAGCGCAGGAAAGACTGGAATATCTTGAAAATAAATATCCCGAAATGTTACAACGGATTCCTCTTACCCAACTAGCTTCATTCCTAGGAGTAGCCAGGGAAACATTAAGCCGAATCAGAAAACGAAGAATTTCCCAGTAA
- a CDS encoding M28 family metallopeptidase has product MKKILFTLFFTPVVLCAQQMIHQDPEILNQVSQVSTDSLKSHINSLIGFGTRHTMSSTTDPKRGIGAARKWVLKKFNTYAKNSGGRMEVFMQNQTLQPDGKRIDRPTDLGNVIAIIRGTNPNDKRLFMMSGHLDSRVSDVMNIKDNAPGANDDGSGVAALIESARILSKSKFPASIVLVAFSGEEQGLLGSKMLAEKAVSEGWQLEALLNNDMISNNLSSDTHVINTHQLRVFSEGLPYYELDKKAADLRKFGLENDGESRQLARYIKEIGERYVDHLQVKLIYRNDRFLRGGDHTPFVEKGFAAVRLTEFNENFDHQHQDIRKENGVQYGDLPEFMDFEYFKKNVGVNIAVLANLAKAPSQPENVKIEVNKLTNFTDLSWEKPKSGEIVGYYVLIRETDASMWQKKIFTKDNSIKLPYSKDNYFFAVQTVNATGNESLIVLPKIK; this is encoded by the coding sequence ATGAAAAAAATACTTTTCACTTTGTTTTTTACTCCTGTTGTATTGTGCGCTCAACAAATGATTCATCAGGATCCCGAAATCCTGAATCAGGTTTCACAGGTAAGTACGGATTCTCTCAAAAGTCATATCAATTCTTTGATAGGTTTTGGAACGAGGCATACGATGAGTTCTACCACAGATCCGAAAAGAGGAATAGGAGCGGCAAGAAAATGGGTGTTGAAAAAATTCAATACCTATGCGAAAAACTCGGGTGGAAGAATGGAAGTTTTTATGCAAAATCAAACGCTTCAGCCAGATGGGAAAAGAATTGACCGTCCTACCGATTTAGGAAATGTTATTGCCATTATCCGTGGAACAAACCCTAATGATAAAAGGCTGTTTATGATGAGCGGACATCTGGACTCGCGGGTAAGTGATGTGATGAATATAAAAGACAATGCTCCGGGAGCCAATGATGATGGAAGTGGGGTAGCTGCTCTTATAGAAAGCGCAAGAATATTGAGTAAATCGAAATTTCCGGCAAGTATTGTACTGGTCGCTTTTTCAGGTGAAGAACAAGGATTATTAGGATCAAAAATGCTGGCTGAGAAAGCAGTTAGTGAAGGTTGGCAATTGGAAGCATTGTTGAATAATGATATGATTTCAAATAATCTCAGTAGTGATACTCATGTAATAAATACCCATCAGTTAAGAGTTTTTTCCGAAGGTTTGCCTTATTACGAATTGGATAAGAAAGCGGCAGATCTCAGAAAGTTCGGATTGGAAAATGATGGCGAATCAAGACAGCTGGCAAGATATATTAAAGAAATAGGAGAACGGTATGTTGATCATCTTCAGGTCAAACTGATCTATAGAAATGATCGGTTTCTGAGAGGTGGAGATCATACTCCATTTGTTGAAAAAGGGTTTGCTGCTGTACGACTGACTGAATTTAACGAAAACTTCGATCATCAACATCAGGACATCAGAAAAGAAAATGGGGTACAGTATGGAGATCTGCCTGAGTTTATGGATTTTGAATATTTTAAAAAGAATGTAGGCGTAAATATTGCGGTTTTAGCCAATCTTGCAAAAGCCCCTTCACAACCTGAAAATGTAAAAATAGAAGTCAATAAGCTTACCAATTTTACAGATCTTTCCTGGGAAAAGCCTAAATCAGGGGAAATAGTGGGATACTATGTATTAATACGTGAGACCGATGCCTCTATGTGGCAGAAAAAAATATTTACCAAAGACAACTCAATCAAGCTACCTTATTCTAAAGATAATTATTTCTTTGCGGTACAGACAGTCAATGCAACTGGGAATGAGAGTCTGATTGTTTTACCAAAAATAAAATAA
- a CDS encoding GNAT family N-acetyltransferase, with the protein MEIKKLEKLTSNPSLNWGYNGYSTNIIYSVSSIELSGSFEFILREKKLSYNKVWTTDANDIEELNTIIENNHSFGAFAENKLQGWIICEHRTWNNSFYIENILINEEYRRQGIGIMLIKNAIKEARKLNCRVIELETQNTNYPAIQFYRRMGFNMTGINTRLYDQSEEIALFMTLDIE; encoded by the coding sequence ATGGAAATAAAAAAACTAGAAAAGCTAACTTCCAATCCTAGCCTAAATTGGGGATATAATGGATATTCAACAAATATTATCTATTCTGTTTCCTCTATCGAATTAAGTGGTTCTTTTGAGTTTATTCTAAGAGAAAAAAAACTGTCCTATAACAAAGTCTGGACAACCGATGCAAATGACATAGAAGAACTCAATACCATCATTGAAAATAACCATTCTTTTGGAGCTTTTGCCGAGAATAAACTTCAAGGCTGGATCATCTGCGAACACAGAACCTGGAACAATAGCTTTTACATTGAAAACATTCTGATCAACGAAGAATACAGAAGACAGGGAATCGGCATCATGTTGATTAAAAATGCCATTAAAGAAGCCAGAAAGCTGAACTGTCGGGTGATTGAACTGGAAACCCAGAATACCAACTATCCCGCCATACAGTTTTACAGAAGAATGGGGTTTAACATGACCGGAATCAATACAAGATTGTATGACCAATCCGAAGAAATCGCTCTTTTTATGACATTGGATATTGAATAA
- a CDS encoding VOC family protein translates to MIKFKYVILYVGDVESSMNFYQNTFDAEIKFITPEKDYGELLTGETTLSFASIALAGSNIKKGFLLSKTEAQPFGIELGFVTDDVESLIEKAIKNGAILYEDIAVKPWGQKTAYIKDPDNYLVEICTEIQ, encoded by the coding sequence ATGATCAAGTTTAAATATGTCATTCTATATGTAGGAGATGTAGAATCATCCATGAATTTCTATCAAAATACTTTCGATGCTGAGATCAAATTCATTACTCCTGAAAAGGATTATGGAGAATTACTGACAGGAGAAACCACTCTATCTTTTGCTTCCATTGCTCTGGCAGGTTCTAATATTAAAAAGGGATTTCTGCTTTCAAAAACCGAAGCTCAACCTTTTGGAATTGAACTTGGGTTTGTAACTGATGATGTAGAAAGCCTGATTGAAAAAGCAATAAAAAACGGAGCTATTCTCTATGAAGATATTGCTGTAAAACCATGGGGACAAAAAACAGCCTATATCAAAGATCCTGATAATTACTTAGTGGAAATCTGTACAGAAATTCAATAA
- the pafA gene encoding alkaline phosphatase PafA — protein sequence MLRNISIAAATFLSVVTINAQKNKNSQLERPKLVVGLVVDQMRWDYLYRFYNKYGNDGFKRLLNTGYSLNNVHIPYVPTITALGHTCIYTGSVPAIHGIAGNDWTDKETGKGVYCTADESVQPVGTTNTKTGSHSPKNLWSTTVTDELRLATNFQGKVVGVSLKDRASILPAGHTPNGAFWFDDSTGNFITSTWYMNDLPQWVKSFNSQNLPEKLVANGWNTLLPINQYTESAPDNSPWEGLLGSAKTPTFPYNDLAKDYQTKRDNIRYTPFGNTLTLKLAEASVEGEKLGGDNITDFLAINLASTDYAGHKFGPNSIEVEDVYIRLDQDLAEFFNYLDSKVGKGQYTVFLSADHGGAHSVGFLKEHKIPTGFFGEGAEKNLNQKLKDKFGADKLINAIDNYQIYFDRKVLADSKLELDDVRNFAVKELEKDPTVLYAVSVDRVSESSIPEPIKQRIINGINRQRSGDIQLISHDSMLPPYSKTGTTHSVWNSYDSHIPLIFMGWGVQKGESNKPYHMTDIAPTVSSLLKIQFPSGNVGNPITEVMGK from the coding sequence ATGCTTAGGAACATTTCAATTGCGGCAGCTACTTTTTTGTCCGTAGTTACAATCAATGCGCAGAAGAACAAAAATTCTCAATTGGAGAGACCCAAATTAGTAGTAGGTCTTGTTGTAGATCAGATGCGTTGGGACTATTTATACCGTTTTTACAACAAATATGGAAATGACGGTTTCAAAAGACTTTTGAATACAGGATATTCTTTAAATAACGTACACATTCCTTATGTACCTACCATTACAGCTTTAGGACATACTTGTATCTATACAGGATCTGTACCTGCGATTCACGGAATTGCCGGAAATGACTGGACAGATAAGGAAACAGGTAAAGGAGTATACTGTACAGCGGATGAGAGTGTTCAGCCGGTAGGAACAACCAACACGAAGACTGGAAGTCATTCTCCAAAAAACCTTTGGTCAACAACAGTAACGGATGAGTTAAGATTGGCAACCAATTTCCAAGGGAAAGTAGTTGGAGTTTCACTGAAAGACAGAGCTTCCATTCTTCCAGCAGGTCACACCCCTAACGGAGCTTTCTGGTTTGATGACAGTACCGGAAATTTTATTACCAGTACATGGTATATGAATGATCTTCCTCAATGGGTAAAATCATTCAATTCTCAGAATTTACCGGAAAAATTAGTAGCAAATGGTTGGAATACCTTACTTCCGATCAATCAGTATACAGAAAGTGCACCAGACAATTCTCCTTGGGAAGGTTTATTAGGAAGTGCAAAAACACCTACATTCCCATACAATGATCTTGCAAAAGATTATCAGACAAAAAGAGATAACATCCGTTATACCCCTTTCGGAAATACTCTGACACTGAAATTGGCAGAAGCTTCTGTAGAAGGTGAAAAATTGGGAGGTGATAATATTACAGACTTTTTAGCAATCAATTTGGCTTCTACAGATTATGCAGGACATAAATTTGGGCCGAACTCTATTGAAGTAGAAGATGTTTACATCAGATTAGATCAGGATTTAGCAGAATTCTTCAACTATCTGGATTCAAAAGTTGGAAAAGGACAGTACACTGTTTTCCTTTCTGCTGACCATGGTGGAGCACATTCCGTAGGATTCTTGAAAGAACATAAAATCCCGACAGGTTTCTTTGGAGAAGGTGCTGAAAAGAATCTTAACCAGAAACTAAAAGATAAATTTGGTGCTGATAAATTGATTAACGCAATCGATAACTATCAGATTTATTTTGACAGAAAAGTATTGGCAGACAGCAAACTTGAATTGGATGATGTAAGAAACTTTGCTGTGAAAGAACTGGAAAAAGATCCTACTGTTTTATATGCTGTTTCTGTAGACCGAGTGTCTGAATCCAGCATTCCAGAACCAATCAAACAAAGAATCATTAACGGAATCAACAGACAGAGAAGTGGGGATATTCAATTGATCTCTCACGACTCTATGCTTCCGCCATATTCTAAAACAGGAACTACACATAGTGTATGGAACTCTTACGATTCACACATTCCATTGATCTTTATGGGATGGGGTGTTCAGAAAGGAGAAAGCAATAAACCTTATCATATGACTGATATTGCTCCAACTGTTTCTTCATTACTGAAAATTCAGTTCCCAAGTGGAAATGTTGGAAATCCAATCACTGAAGTTATGGGTAAATAA
- a CDS encoding tetratricopeptide repeat protein, protein MKLKLKIFSCILLSIIFITGQKTSDTALMKKAKQEIYDNPDKAIQIGEQLLKKSNDIKTSIELYMLLSTANVAKRNFDESLKYILKAKELSQKINDPKSQVSVLISVAIQYQQMELFSKSLETLNEADQYLAQIPENTPARYVETATSNAIRGMIYKGQSNSEIALEKFLISIENFEKVPSKKTTYSNMSVVYYNIGYCYLNLNEINKAEQAFLQSRNYAQRNHAKSLEAFALKGMSELHKQKHENQTALDLLTEAEHLSKNTGDIILNEGIYKEMADNYLAIGQQNLYQLYNKKYMEMSFKRKQNELTSINQVIDNHNKETSIKSRKLKSQYYYMKIISFAIAGILISLLFYFILKIRKQNKKFQKEIQQIIRAS, encoded by the coding sequence ATGAAATTAAAATTGAAAATATTCTCCTGTATTCTTTTATCCATTATTTTTATAACTGGTCAAAAAACTTCGGATACTGCCCTGATGAAAAAAGCCAAACAGGAAATCTATGATAATCCTGATAAAGCGATTCAGATTGGAGAACAATTATTAAAGAAAAGTAATGATATTAAAACTTCGATTGAGCTTTATATGCTTCTTTCTACTGCCAATGTTGCGAAAAGAAATTTTGATGAGTCTTTGAAATACATTTTAAAAGCAAAAGAACTTTCACAAAAAATCAATGATCCCAAAAGTCAGGTAAGCGTTCTTATTTCTGTTGCTATACAATATCAACAAATGGAATTGTTCAGCAAAAGCCTTGAAACACTGAATGAAGCAGATCAGTATTTAGCCCAAATCCCTGAAAATACTCCTGCAAGGTATGTAGAAACCGCAACAAGCAATGCCATCAGGGGAATGATCTATAAAGGTCAGTCTAATTCCGAAATTGCCCTTGAAAAATTTTTAATTTCGATAGAAAATTTTGAAAAAGTACCCTCTAAGAAAACAACTTATTCCAATATGAGTGTAGTGTATTACAATATTGGATATTGTTATCTTAATCTAAATGAGATCAACAAAGCAGAACAGGCATTTTTGCAATCCCGGAATTATGCTCAAAGAAATCATGCCAAGAGTCTGGAAGCATTTGCTTTAAAAGGAATGTCTGAACTACACAAACAAAAACACGAAAACCAAACGGCATTGGATCTTTTAACAGAAGCCGAGCATCTTAGTAAAAATACAGGAGACATCATTTTAAATGAAGGAATTTACAAAGAAATGGCAGATAACTATCTCGCCATAGGTCAACAGAATTTATATCAATTGTACAATAAGAAATACATGGAAATGAGTTTCAAAAGAAAACAAAATGAATTAACTTCTATCAACCAGGTTATTGACAATCACAATAAGGAAACTTCCATAAAAAGTAGAAAACTGAAGTCCCAGTATTATTATATGAAGATCATATCTTTTGCTATTGCCGGGATTCTTATTTCTCTTTTGTTCTATTTCATTTTAAAAATAAGAAAACAAAATAAGAAATTTCAAAAAGAAATCCAGCAGATCATAAGGGCTTCATAA
- a CDS encoding helix-turn-helix domain-containing protein, with translation MQALNLGINRDYPNALKNLDKSDQYIDPYNEENKIIKTENRIFRSSYLMKQNKLAEYRKLIESIISDLEKQQNQPFLLGLAYENLSRYYFLIQDYKTSVQKLELGLALIENLPFNNLKIKFYESLSRTYFALHDDSKYHQYNKYYNDLKIKTNSSTREGIRYIVKLVETNQNKNIEFQKQTYLQSFWISTLILALIVIGSLIYFLIINNKNKDLKKQFAFFEKQNSRQQQAVPSASALAKKISDGEKSSHKISKEKEEEILQKLEQFEQSDRYLNKSMSLSMLSSQLEVNPKYLSEVINNNKEKNFNGYINKLRINHMAQLLKSDSTFLNYKVSYLAEYSGFSSHSAFTTVFKSVTGMSPNIYIQEISKSKMS, from the coding sequence TTGCAAGCTCTGAACCTAGGAATCAACAGAGATTACCCGAATGCATTAAAAAACCTTGACAAAAGTGACCAATACATTGATCCTTATAATGAAGAGAATAAAATTATAAAAACAGAAAACAGAATTTTTCGTTCTTCTTATTTAATGAAGCAAAATAAGCTGGCTGAGTATAGAAAACTCATAGAAAGCATTATTTCTGATCTTGAAAAACAACAAAATCAGCCATTTTTACTCGGATTGGCTTATGAAAACCTATCTCGGTATTATTTTTTGATACAAGACTATAAAACCTCCGTTCAGAAACTAGAATTGGGATTGGCTTTGATTGAAAACCTTCCTTTCAATAATTTAAAAATTAAATTCTACGAATCATTATCCAGAACCTATTTTGCTCTTCATGATGATAGCAAGTACCATCAATACAACAAATATTATAATGATTTAAAAATCAAAACAAATTCCAGCACCAGAGAAGGGATACGCTATATTGTAAAATTGGTAGAAACCAATCAAAATAAAAATATTGAATTTCAAAAACAAACCTACTTACAATCTTTCTGGATCTCCACTCTCATCTTAGCTCTGATCGTTATTGGTTCATTGATCTATTTCCTCATTATTAACAACAAAAATAAAGACTTAAAAAAGCAATTTGCCTTTTTTGAAAAACAAAATAGCCGACAACAGCAGGCAGTACCTTCCGCTTCTGCACTAGCAAAAAAAATATCTGATGGAGAGAAAAGCTCTCATAAAATCTCTAAAGAAAAAGAAGAAGAAATTCTTCAAAAACTTGAACAATTTGAACAATCTGATCGGTACCTGAATAAAAGTATGTCACTTTCTATGCTCTCCTCTCAGCTGGAAGTTAACCCCAAATACCTTTCGGAAGTGATTAATAATAACAAGGAAAAAAACTTTAATGGTTATATCAACAAATTAAGGATCAATCATATGGCTCAGCTTTTAAAAAGCGACTCTACGTTTCTCAATTATAAAGTGAGCTATCTGGCTGAATATTCTGGTTTTTCTTCCCATAGTGCATTTACAACCGTTTTTAAATCCGTAACCGGAATGTCACCTAATATTTATATTCAGGAAATCAGTAAAAGTAAAATGTCATGA
- a CDS encoding T9SS type A sorting domain-containing protein: MTIKLLVAYFFVNFGVAEAQLTVMGYGNYNVGAISNKGVVSMHTSGGGIFMWDANNGIVQIGSISNGYPAAGRTVVSNDGLKITSSVTNTATGFNEISTYDVSSSTWVNRGGLVPTGWDGSVSSAWGMSADGNTIVGLGWLSAASAHAVKWDETNGIIDLGSMVTGRSSRANAISSAGNVIVGWQDEPTGTRSGAKWIDGVESFITDNNGDNVGEAGAVSADGNTIIGSANPNPYVWKAGTGVTYITHPNASFFFKGGATGISGDGTKVIGFYRAFGAPPMSGEGFIWTEESGRINLNEYAESLGINTNGVTMGLPLAISQDGYKIAGMGVDASNQMVAFYLDITGSLSVSDVEKNKNIIGIYPNPVTDILYFKGAGKIEKAEVYNMVGQRVKSFTSVEDHIDVASLPKGNYILQLSQKGGKQQNHKFIKK; the protein is encoded by the coding sequence ATGACAATTAAATTATTGGTAGCTTATTTCTTCGTGAATTTTGGTGTGGCTGAAGCCCAGCTTACTGTAATGGGATATGGAAATTATAATGTAGGAGCTATTTCTAATAAAGGAGTGGTAAGTATGCATACATCTGGTGGCGGAATATTTATGTGGGACGCTAACAATGGGATTGTACAAATAGGATCTATATCAAATGGCTATCCGGCTGCAGGAAGAACAGTTGTTTCTAATGACGGATTGAAAATCACATCTTCAGTGACCAATACAGCAACAGGGTTTAATGAAATTTCAACTTACGATGTATCCTCTTCTACATGGGTTAACAGAGGAGGTCTCGTTCCTACGGGTTGGGATGGTAGTGTAAGTTCTGCTTGGGGAATGTCTGCTGATGGAAATACAATTGTAGGGTTAGGCTGGCTTTCGGCAGCAAGTGCTCATGCAGTTAAATGGGATGAAACCAATGGAATAATAGATCTTGGAAGTATGGTTACAGGACGTAGTTCAAGAGCGAATGCTATAAGCTCTGCAGGAAATGTAATCGTGGGCTGGCAGGATGAACCTACAGGAACCAGAAGTGGCGCCAAGTGGATAGATGGGGTAGAAAGCTTTATTACCGATAACAATGGTGATAATGTAGGTGAAGCAGGGGCTGTTTCTGCAGATGGAAATACCATAATTGGTTCAGCTAATCCTAATCCTTATGTATGGAAGGCTGGAACTGGAGTTACCTATATAACACATCCTAATGCTTCATTCTTTTTCAAAGGAGGTGCAACCGGAATTTCTGGAGATGGAACGAAAGTCATTGGATTTTATCGTGCCTTTGGAGCACCACCAATGTCTGGAGAAGGCTTTATCTGGACAGAAGAGAGTGGACGTATTAATCTTAATGAGTATGCTGAAAGCTTAGGAATTAATACAAATGGAGTAACAATGGGACTGCCGTTGGCTATTTCTCAGGATGGTTATAAAATTGCAGGAATGGGTGTGGACGCTTCCAATCAAATGGTAGCTTTTTATTTGGATATCACAGGATCTCTATCAGTAAGTGATGTGGAGAAAAATAAAAATATTATTGGTATTTATCCTAATCCGGTAACTGATATTTTATACTTTAAAGGGGCAGGAAAAATTGAAAAAGCGGAAGTGTATAATATGGTTGGGCAAAGAGTAAAATCATTCACATCTGTAGAAGATCACATTGATGTAGCTTCATTACCAAAAGGAAATTATATACTACAGCTTTCACAAAAAGGAGGAAAGCAACAGAATCATAAATTCATCAAAAAGTAA